Proteins encoded in a region of the Zunongwangia endophytica genome:
- a CDS encoding alpha/beta hydrolase, translating into MKKFSKIITSVVLLLAVFQMTAQDQVVKLYEGKAPGSEDWNWKEAQQYSKIFETEVVYNVTDPSLLVFKPENPNGTSIIIAPGGGFQTLSINREGIEVAKELASKGVTAFVLKYRLIHSKTDNPAKELINNLQDRDAHYKRSERVQKMAGNDCKAAIQYVRNNADKFGINTDKVGVIGFSAGATVILESVLNNHEAENLPNFAASLYGGPTDDLMNAEIPQNELPLFIAAASDDQLKLAPKSIALYNKWLQAEYQVELHMYAKGGHGFGMKTQNLPVDSWYKRFEDWLTQYKYLNK; encoded by the coding sequence ATGAAAAAATTCTCAAAAATAATCACTTCAGTTGTACTACTGTTAGCTGTTTTTCAAATGACAGCCCAAGACCAGGTAGTAAAACTTTACGAAGGAAAAGCACCGGGATCTGAAGATTGGAACTGGAAAGAAGCACAACAGTATTCTAAAATTTTTGAGACTGAAGTGGTGTACAATGTTACCGATCCTTCTTTATTGGTTTTTAAACCTGAAAACCCTAATGGAACCTCCATAATTATTGCTCCGGGTGGGGGGTTTCAAACCTTATCTATTAACCGAGAAGGGATTGAAGTAGCTAAAGAATTAGCATCAAAAGGAGTGACTGCTTTTGTCTTAAAATACAGATTGATTCATTCTAAAACCGATAATCCGGCGAAAGAACTTATCAATAATTTACAAGATCGTGATGCCCATTACAAGCGTAGTGAGCGTGTACAAAAGATGGCGGGTAACGATTGTAAAGCAGCTATCCAATATGTAAGAAATAACGCTGATAAGTTTGGGATCAATACCGATAAAGTTGGTGTTATTGGTTTTTCAGCTGGAGCAACAGTTATTTTAGAAAGTGTACTTAATAATCATGAAGCTGAAAATTTACCAAATTTTGCAGCTTCACTTTACGGAGGACCAACAGATGATTTAATGAATGCTGAAATTCCACAAAATGAGCTTCCTTTATTTATCGCCGCAGCAAGTGACGATCAATTAAAATTGGCTCCAAAAAGCATAGCATTATATAACAAATGGCTTCAAGCCGAATATCAGGTAGAACTACATATGTATGCAAAAGGTGGTCACGGCTTTGGAATGAAAACTCAAAATTTACCGGTAGACTCTTGGTACAAGAGATTTGAAGACTGGTTAACTCAATATAAATACCTCAATAAATAA
- a CDS encoding carboxylesterase/lipase family protein yields the protein MNYFLSIVFCILCFTTKVYSQDTAMSQVSVEQGILKGKIEKDLAVFKGVPFAAPPLGDLRWKAPQPAAHWEGVKNVTEFAPSPYQPGNPPAGKSEDCLYLNVWTPAKNKQEKLPVMVWIYGGGFSFGSTAEPVCTGENLAQKDVVVVSIAYRVGQLGFMAHPELSAENPNGVSGNYGLLDQIAGLQWVQKNIEAFGGDPDQVTIFGESAGGISVSMLCASPLAKGLFHGAISQSGGSFGPTRPVTYPGENMKTLEQAENAGKSYAESAGANSVEKMRNMDVDKLPMGMGMGGAWPIIDGYVIPKNQYTLYEQGKYNDIPVLIGYNSDEGLSFTRERSPEEFKTNAEKRYGKYADTLLAAYPLGTNKITRSARNLNRDAAFGWQTWTWANLQSKTGESPVYLYYFDQHQDFQEDSPQYDHGSPHGQDIVYVFETLDKQRPEITSEDIDLAETMSTYWTNFAKYGNPNGDSVPKWPIFGSTDSEVMYLTSNPHTGPVPDKEALLVLDDYFKWRLSPEGKITE from the coding sequence ATGAATTATTTTCTCAGCATAGTTTTCTGCATCTTATGCTTTACTACAAAGGTCTATTCTCAAGACACTGCAATGTCTCAGGTATCGGTAGAGCAAGGAATCTTAAAAGGCAAAATTGAAAAAGATTTGGCGGTTTTTAAAGGTGTTCCTTTTGCAGCGCCACCTTTGGGAGATTTAAGGTGGAAAGCTCCACAACCTGCTGCACATTGGGAGGGAGTTAAAAACGTAACAGAATTCGCTCCGTCTCCGTATCAACCTGGTAATCCGCCAGCAGGAAAAAGCGAAGACTGTCTGTACCTAAACGTTTGGACCCCTGCTAAAAATAAACAAGAAAAATTACCGGTAATGGTTTGGATTTACGGCGGTGGATTCAGTTTTGGATCAACAGCAGAACCAGTTTGTACTGGTGAAAATCTTGCTCAAAAAGATGTGGTGGTCGTTAGCATTGCTTATCGTGTAGGCCAACTGGGCTTTATGGCACACCCTGAATTAAGTGCTGAAAACCCAAATGGAGTTTCTGGTAATTACGGATTGCTCGATCAAATTGCAGGACTACAATGGGTACAAAAAAATATTGAAGCATTTGGTGGTGATCCCGATCAGGTGACTATTTTTGGTGAATCTGCTGGAGGTATTTCAGTAAGCATGCTATGTGCATCTCCATTGGCTAAAGGCTTATTTCACGGAGCTATATCGCAGAGTGGCGGTTCCTTTGGCCCAACCCGACCGGTTACGTATCCTGGAGAAAATATGAAAACTCTTGAACAAGCAGAAAATGCAGGGAAAAGTTACGCAGAATCTGCCGGAGCAAATTCAGTGGAGAAAATGCGAAATATGGACGTAGATAAGTTGCCTATGGGAATGGGAATGGGTGGAGCCTGGCCTATCATTGATGGTTATGTTATACCTAAGAATCAATATACACTCTACGAGCAAGGTAAATATAATGATATCCCGGTATTAATCGGTTACAATTCTGACGAAGGATTGAGTTTTACCAGAGAGCGCAGTCCGGAGGAATTTAAGACAAATGCTGAAAAACGCTATGGTAAATATGCAGACACACTATTGGCTGCTTACCCATTAGGAACAAATAAAATAACCAGAAGCGCAAGAAATTTAAACCGAGATGCAGCCTTTGGCTGGCAAACATGGACCTGGGCAAATCTTCAATCTAAAACAGGTGAGTCTCCTGTCTATTTGTATTATTTTGATCAACATCAGGATTTCCAAGAAGATTCCCCCCAGTATGATCATGGTTCTCCACATGGTCAAGATATTGTGTATGTTTTTGAAACTTTAGACAAACAACGACCTGAGATCACATCAGAAGATATTGACCTTGCTGAGACAATGAGCACTTATTGGACTAACTTTGCGAAATACGGAAACCCTAATGGAGATTCAGTTCCAAAGTGGCCGATATTTGGCTCAACCGATTCTGAAGTTATGTACTTAACTTCAAATCCACACACGGGACCTGTACCAGATAAAGAAGCATTACTTGTTTTGGATGACTACTTCAAATGGAGACTATCTCCTGAAGGAAAAATTACTGAATAA
- a CDS encoding beta-glucosidase translates to MKMKNLKVLAFIALGTFQFANAQKAPQLGKASVDEVINAMTPEEKAELLVGPGMPGYAGLVPLEGEPNVRVLGQAGGNEEVNRLGIPKTVFADGPAGLRIQPKRENNPNTYYATAFPVGTALASSWNTELIEEVGKAMGEEVKEYGVDVLLAPALNIHRNPLNGRNFEYYSEDPLVAGKIASAYVKGIQSHDVGTSIKHFAANNQETNRLSVNAHISERAMREIYLRGFEITVKESNPWTIMTAYNKINGVYASANEDLLTKVLRDEWGYKGLVMTDWFGGYPGFGSITAEGSVSDVVAQMEAGNDLLMPGTKNQKEALVKAIKEGKVDEAAIDRNLRNILNYILKTPTVAKYKYSDKPDLKAHAEVTRNAATEGMVLLKNDENALPFTNKKGTVAVFGDTSYDFIAGGTGSGDVNEAYTVSLIEGLANTGYTIDEDLQNAYVPYVKEATAKEMKRRQEEGGILASVQRLPEMPLAKDMVAEKAASSEVAVITIGRNAGEQHDRKIDNDFYLGQDEIKMINTVSDAFHAEGKKVIVILNIGGVIETASWKDKVDAVLLAWQAGQEGGNSVADVFSGAKNPSGKLTMTFPMDYNNEPSAANFPGVPANNPKEVFYEEGIYVGYRYFNTFNVKPSYEFGFGESYTSFEYSDLKLSETNFEDELEVSVKVKNTGKVAGKEVVEVYVSAPAKMVDKPAEELRAFGKTKLLKPGKSQKLKFTIKAKDLASFVDAKSAWIAEKGTYNLKVGASSLDIKLNKEFTLAKDITVEKVNNAFDLDTEMETLKN, encoded by the coding sequence ATGAAAATGAAAAATTTAAAAGTTTTAGCTTTTATAGCTTTAGGAACTTTTCAATTTGCGAATGCACAAAAAGCACCACAATTAGGAAAAGCTTCTGTAGATGAAGTCATCAATGCAATGACGCCAGAAGAGAAAGCAGAATTGTTAGTAGGTCCCGGGATGCCTGGTTATGCAGGTTTAGTTCCTTTAGAAGGAGAGCCAAACGTACGCGTTTTAGGTCAAGCCGGAGGAAACGAAGAAGTAAACCGTTTGGGGATTCCTAAAACTGTTTTTGCTGATGGTCCTGCGGGATTAAGAATTCAGCCAAAGCGAGAAAATAATCCAAATACCTATTATGCGACTGCATTTCCTGTAGGAACTGCCTTAGCTTCTTCTTGGAATACCGAGTTGATCGAAGAAGTGGGTAAAGCGATGGGTGAAGAAGTAAAAGAATACGGAGTAGATGTTTTGTTAGCTCCAGCTTTAAATATTCATAGAAATCCGTTAAACGGAAGAAATTTTGAATATTATTCTGAAGATCCTTTAGTAGCTGGTAAAATTGCTTCAGCTTACGTAAAAGGAATTCAATCTCACGATGTAGGTACGTCAATTAAGCACTTTGCTGCTAATAATCAAGAAACTAATCGTTTATCGGTTAATGCACATATTTCAGAACGTGCAATGCGCGAAATTTATTTACGTGGTTTTGAGATTACGGTAAAAGAATCGAATCCGTGGACGATTATGACTGCTTATAATAAAATTAACGGGGTGTATGCTTCAGCTAATGAAGATTTACTAACCAAAGTTTTAAGAGATGAGTGGGGTTACAAAGGATTAGTAATGACAGACTGGTTTGGTGGTTATCCAGGTTTTGGTTCGATCACAGCAGAAGGAAGCGTTAGTGATGTTGTTGCTCAGATGGAAGCTGGTAACGATTTATTAATGCCGGGTACTAAAAACCAAAAAGAAGCTTTAGTTAAAGCGATTAAAGAAGGTAAGGTAGACGAAGCAGCTATTGATAGAAACTTACGTAATATCTTAAATTATATTTTAAAAACACCTACGGTAGCTAAATACAAATACAGTGATAAACCAGACTTAAAAGCGCACGCCGAGGTGACTCGTAATGCTGCAACAGAAGGTATGGTATTATTGAAAAACGACGAAAACGCATTACCTTTTACTAATAAAAAAGGTACTGTTGCTGTTTTTGGAGATACCTCTTATGATTTTATTGCTGGTGGTACTGGTAGTGGAGATGTAAATGAAGCGTATACCGTTTCTTTAATCGAAGGCTTAGCTAATACAGGTTACACCATTGATGAAGATCTTCAAAATGCTTACGTTCCTTATGTAAAAGAAGCGACAGCAAAAGAAATGAAGCGTCGTCAAGAAGAAGGTGGTATATTAGCCTCTGTACAACGTCTTCCTGAAATGCCTTTAGCAAAAGATATGGTAGCTGAAAAAGCTGCATCTTCTGAAGTTGCTGTAATTACTATTGGTAGAAACGCTGGTGAACAACACGATAGAAAAATAGATAATGATTTCTATTTAGGTCAAGATGAAATTAAAATGATCAATACGGTAAGTGATGCTTTTCACGCCGAAGGAAAAAAAGTGATCGTTATTTTAAACATTGGTGGTGTGATTGAAACTGCGAGCTGGAAAGATAAAGTAGATGCTGTTTTACTAGCTTGGCAAGCCGGTCAAGAAGGAGGAAACTCTGTTGCAGATGTATTCTCTGGAGCTAAAAACCCTTCAGGAAAATTAACAATGACCTTCCCAATGGATTATAACAACGAACCTTCTGCGGCTAACTTCCCGGGAGTTCCTGCAAACAATCCTAAAGAAGTATTTTACGAAGAAGGAATCTACGTAGGATACCGTTACTTCAATACATTTAATGTGAAACCATCTTACGAGTTTGGATTTGGAGAATCATATACTTCTTTTGAATATTCAGACTTAAAATTAAGCGAAACTAATTTTGAAGATGAGCTTGAAGTTTCTGTAAAAGTAAAAAATACCGGAAAAGTAGCGGGTAAAGAAGTAGTAGAGGTTTACGTTTCTGCTCCAGCAAAAATGGTAGATAAACCTGCTGAAGAATTACGTGCTTTCGGAAAAACTAAACTTTTAAAACCAGGAAAATCTCAGAAGTTGAAGTTTACGATTAAAGCAAAAGATTTAGCTTCTTTCGTAGATGCTAAAAGTGCTTGGATCGCTGAAAAAGGAACCTACAACTTAAAAGTTGGAGCTTCTTCTTTAGACATTAAATTGAATAAAGAGTTCACTTTAGCTAAAGACATTACTGTAGAGAAAGTAAACAACGCTTTCGATCTTGATACAGAAATGGAAACGTTGAAGAATTAA
- a CDS encoding TolC family protein, whose amino-acid sequence MTIYKIITRLFCVSVFLLSLNSTAQNIKIELDAAKKMALSNNREIKQANEELKGAFEALSSAKAANKPSLEASVVGLYLGEPMQTMLPETSVNGSLVLSEVLYAGGKIRNRKKLAQSSVQLQTSQQELTQQEILLETETQYWNLVSIYEKVNLAKKSLKLLDTLHTDLTNKYNAGFINKNDVLRVKVRLNNAQITLQEAKDGLIVSKYSFAQLIGLNTMDFILEDEFNELEIIPKNIEDPSEFVNQRPEINMLEESVQIQNIQTDLLKADRKPSLSVAVNGIYSAGKQIDFSDGSDSFTSAIGLVNLSIPIFDWGGRKHKVAEQQAEVKVQKLKLENTKEELGIEIKNASLSLNRSILEVKLSEESLEQAQENLRLLKNQFDSGIITGKDVLEGQVLWQKAYANLIETKATLKINEAKYKKAIADY is encoded by the coding sequence ATGACTATTTATAAAATCATAACACGCCTATTTTGTGTTAGTGTTTTTCTGTTGAGTCTGAACAGCACAGCACAGAATATAAAAATAGAGCTCGATGCTGCCAAAAAAATGGCACTATCTAATAACCGAGAGATTAAACAAGCTAATGAAGAATTAAAAGGAGCTTTTGAAGCTTTATCTTCAGCAAAGGCAGCGAATAAACCCAGTTTAGAAGCAAGTGTTGTAGGCTTATATTTAGGCGAGCCAATGCAAACTATGTTGCCTGAAACTAGTGTTAATGGGAGTTTGGTGTTGAGTGAAGTTCTTTATGCAGGCGGAAAAATCCGTAACAGAAAAAAGCTAGCACAATCTTCTGTACAATTGCAAACCTCACAACAAGAGTTAACGCAGCAAGAGATTCTATTAGAAACCGAAACTCAATATTGGAATTTAGTAAGCATTTACGAAAAAGTGAATTTGGCTAAAAAATCGCTCAAACTATTGGATACACTTCATACCGATCTTACCAATAAATACAACGCAGGATTTATTAATAAAAATGATGTATTACGTGTAAAGGTGAGACTTAATAATGCCCAAATAACCTTGCAGGAAGCTAAAGATGGTCTAATTGTTTCTAAATATTCTTTTGCGCAACTCATTGGTTTAAATACAATGGATTTTATTTTGGAAGATGAATTTAACGAGTTAGAAATCATTCCAAAGAATATTGAAGATCCTAGTGAATTTGTAAATCAACGTCCTGAAATTAATATGTTAGAAGAATCGGTACAAATTCAAAACATTCAAACCGATTTATTAAAAGCAGATCGTAAGCCTTCCCTATCTGTTGCTGTAAATGGAATTTATTCCGCAGGGAAACAAATAGATTTTTCTGACGGTTCTGATAGTTTCACCTCAGCCATTGGACTTGTAAATTTAAGCATTCCCATTTTTGATTGGGGTGGCCGAAAACATAAAGTAGCTGAGCAACAGGCTGAAGTTAAAGTTCAAAAACTTAAACTTGAAAACACCAAAGAAGAATTAGGTATCGAAATCAAGAATGCTAGTTTAAGCTTAAATCGTTCTATTTTAGAAGTAAAACTTTCTGAAGAATCTTTAGAACAAGCTCAAGAAAACTTAAGGTTACTCAAAAATCAATTTGATTCGGGTATAATTACCGGAAAAGATGTGTTGGAAGGACAAGTGCTATGGCAAAAAGCCTATGCTAATCTAATTGAAACAAAAGCTACCTTAAAAATTAACGAAGCAAAGTATAAAAAAGCTATTGCAGACTACTAA
- a CDS encoding efflux RND transporter permease subunit, translating to MTKKRKIHYLESVMKHNQVVKVVIVLLLILGLYSLFNMPRSEDPDIVMPTAMIYAFYPGADEYQVEQEVTDKIEEYLFSFEEIRKAKTKSETREGQSFITVEIYSSVKNRKQFWHTLQLDMQSNLLPNLPKGVVGPFVNSNFSDVTAMILSVSSSERTYAEIEEYVDKLDDGLKVIPTVSKINRSGEQQRQIYISVNDEKLRQYGFDMSLLINKLQQANVTQYSGELNMGSNTLIPVYSSGRFQSEKEIANQIIYTTPEGIVVRLEDVATIERRFEERESYVRVGEEQAMVLSINMQPGNNIVAFGETVQEKIDKIRAEFPSDIHIKTIVNQPEIVDDSIGHFMIEFGMAIASVIIVVMLLLPFRVAAVASITAPISIIITFGLMNMVGLYLHQVTLAGLIIVLGMVVDDAIVVVDNYIEKLDEGITPWTAAWTSAKQLSLPIFTATIAIIFAFAPLAIFMDGVAQDFMSSLPVAIGLALCTSLVVALVFTPYTCYVFIKKGLKHKMSERKVRKKSLLDYLQLFFDKCIETAFRWPKVTLLVGFLSVISAFGVAGNLKEKFFPKSERNQFNLEVRLPVGASLERTEETVIDLENILRKEERITDVTSFIGMSSPRFHTAYAPETPRRNYAQIFITTTSNDDADDLAKEYLEKFKNYLPDGHIQVKQLSLQEGAPIAVRVFGENDNDLNKVALQVKDILENAEGPNYVRLDSENDYLGLKLDIDEDRAARLGISNAAITQALGAGLKGYALSTMWEADKPVDIFVRYDSINRKDFDALSNIHISSAYGKKVPLKDVASLDMSWHTGMVAHRNGLKALSVLSEAQMGITPSSILRAVQPKIDEIELPRGVHIEYGGDAESTRDNQPNMMTSLGVSLILIFLTLLFQFKNLGKSLIVLSTFPLSLLGAFTGLFVTGNPLGMTAFMGIISLIGIVVRNGIILVDYTDELILDHGYSIKAAAMAASKRRMRPIFLTSGAAAVGVIPMIVSQSPMWAPLGSVLAFGLLFSMVLTLFVVPVLYSLCIKPKQDVDRNQTDVNDPILYKPKHS from the coding sequence ATGACAAAGAAAAGAAAAATACACTATTTGGAATCGGTGATGAAACACAACCAGGTAGTGAAAGTAGTAATAGTTCTATTACTTATACTTGGTTTGTATTCACTTTTTAATATGCCTAGAAGTGAAGATCCGGATATTGTAATGCCTACCGCGATGATTTATGCATTCTATCCTGGAGCAGATGAGTATCAAGTAGAACAGGAAGTAACCGATAAGATTGAAGAATACCTTTTTTCTTTTGAAGAGATAAGAAAGGCTAAAACGAAATCTGAAACCCGAGAAGGACAATCTTTTATTACGGTAGAGATTTATTCTTCAGTAAAAAACAGAAAACAATTTTGGCATACGCTACAATTAGACATGCAGTCTAATTTGCTGCCCAACCTACCTAAAGGTGTTGTTGGACCTTTTGTAAATAGCAATTTTAGTGATGTTACCGCCATGATTCTCTCTGTTTCTTCTTCAGAACGTACTTATGCTGAAATTGAAGAATATGTAGATAAGTTAGATGACGGACTTAAAGTAATCCCTACAGTTTCTAAAATTAACAGAAGTGGAGAGCAACAGCGTCAAATTTACATCAGTGTAAACGATGAAAAATTACGCCAGTATGGCTTTGATATGAGCTTGTTAATTAACAAACTTCAGCAAGCTAACGTCACTCAATATTCTGGGGAATTAAATATGGGATCAAACACCTTGATACCTGTTTACAGTTCTGGTAGATTTCAGTCTGAAAAAGAAATCGCCAATCAAATTATCTACACCACTCCAGAAGGAATTGTTGTTCGCTTAGAAGATGTAGCAACGATAGAACGCCGTTTTGAAGAAAGAGAATCTTATGTGCGTGTAGGTGAAGAACAAGCAATGGTTTTGTCTATCAATATGCAGCCCGGCAATAATATTGTTGCTTTTGGAGAGACCGTTCAAGAAAAAATAGATAAGATTAGAGCTGAATTTCCTTCAGATATTCATATTAAAACCATCGTTAACCAACCTGAAATTGTAGACGATAGTATTGGTCATTTTATGATCGAATTTGGGATGGCTATTGCTTCAGTAATTATTGTCGTGATGCTTTTACTTCCCTTTCGAGTGGCTGCTGTTGCTTCAATTACTGCCCCTATTTCTATTATTATCACCTTTGGATTAATGAATATGGTTGGCTTGTATTTACATCAGGTAACTTTAGCCGGTTTAATTATTGTTCTCGGGATGGTGGTAGATGATGCCATTGTGGTCGTAGATAATTACATTGAAAAACTAGATGAAGGAATCACGCCCTGGACGGCAGCGTGGACATCTGCAAAGCAACTTTCGCTCCCTATTTTTACAGCGACTATTGCAATTATTTTTGCCTTTGCTCCACTAGCTATTTTTATGGATGGTGTTGCTCAAGATTTTATGTCTTCTTTACCCGTAGCTATTGGCTTGGCCTTATGTACTTCTTTAGTGGTTGCTTTAGTGTTTACGCCTTATACCTGCTATGTATTTATCAAAAAAGGACTTAAACACAAAATGAGCGAACGTAAAGTGCGCAAAAAGAGTTTGCTAGATTATTTACAGCTGTTTTTTGATAAATGTATTGAAACGGCTTTCCGCTGGCCAAAAGTTACCTTGTTAGTTGGTTTTCTATCAGTCATCAGTGCCTTTGGAGTTGCAGGAAACTTAAAAGAGAAATTCTTTCCTAAAAGTGAACGTAATCAATTCAATTTAGAAGTTCGTTTACCGGTTGGAGCAAGTCTAGAACGTACCGAAGAAACGGTTATTGATCTAGAAAATATCTTAAGAAAAGAAGAACGAATTACTGATGTCACAAGTTTTATAGGAATGAGTTCTCCTCGTTTTCATACTGCTTATGCTCCCGAAACGCCACGTAGAAATTACGCGCAGATTTTCATTACCACAACGAGCAATGATGATGCAGATGATCTGGCTAAAGAATATCTCGAGAAGTTTAAAAACTATTTACCAGATGGGCATATTCAGGTTAAACAATTGAGTTTACAAGAAGGTGCACCAATTGCGGTAAGAGTTTTTGGAGAAAACGATAATGATCTTAACAAAGTGGCGCTTCAGGTTAAAGATATTCTTGAAAATGCTGAAGGTCCTAATTATGTAAGATTAGATTCAGAAAACGATTATTTAGGACTCAAATTAGATATAGATGAAGATCGTGCTGCCCGATTAGGAATAAGTAATGCGGCAATTACTCAGGCTTTAGGTGCTGGTTTAAAAGGTTACGCATTATCTACAATGTGGGAAGCCGATAAACCGGTAGATATTTTTGTGCGCTATGATTCTATAAACCGTAAAGATTTTGATGCATTGTCTAACATTCACATCAGTTCTGCATACGGTAAAAAAGTTCCGCTTAAAGATGTGGCGAGTTTAGATATGTCTTGGCATACCGGAATGGTTGCCCACCGTAATGGTCTTAAAGCATTATCTGTTCTTTCTGAAGCTCAAATGGGAATTACTCCATCTAGTATTCTTAGAGCTGTTCAACCTAAAATAGATGAGATTGAATTGCCTAGAGGAGTACATATTGAATACGGAGGGGATGCAGAATCTACCCGTGACAATCAACCTAATATGATGACTTCTTTGGGAGTGAGCTTGATTCTTATTTTTCTAACGCTACTCTTTCAATTTAAAAACTTAGGAAAAAGTTTAATTGTACTGAGTACGTTTCCATTGAGTTTACTAGGAGCTTTTACCGGATTGTTTGTCACCGGAAATCCTTTAGGAATGACCGCTTTTATGGGAATTATAAGTCTCATTGGTATTGTGGTGCGTAACGGAATTATTCTGGTCGATTATACAGATGAGTTGATTTTAGATCACGGCTATTCTATTAAAGCCGCTGCAATGGCAGCTTCTAAACGTAGAATGCGCCCTATCTTCTTAACTTCTGGAGCTGCCGCCGTTGGGGTAATCCCAATGATAGTAAGCCAATCGCCAATGTGGGCCCCATTAGGAAGTGTACTAGCTTTTGGATTATTATTTTCTATGGTGCTTACGCTCTTTGTAGTGCCGGTATTATATAGTCTTTGTATAAAGCCTAAACAAGATGTGGATAGAAATCAAACTGATGTTAACGATCCTATTCTTTACAAACCCAAGCATTCTTAA